A single region of the Hoeflea prorocentri genome encodes:
- the topA gene encoding type I DNA topoisomerase gives MNVVVVESPAKAKTINKYLGSDYKVLASFGHVRDLPAKDGSVNPDEDFDMTWQVDTASNKRLKEISDAVKSSDGLILATDPDREGEAISWHVLEVLRNKRGVLGDKPVKRVVFNAITKQAVLDAMANPRDIDASLVDAYLARRALDYLVGFNLSPVLWRKLPGARSAGRVQSVALRLVCDRESEIERFISDEYWQLAAHLKTPRGEGFEARLVSADGQRLQKLSIGNEEDATRLKKLLEGASFIADSVEAKPTRRNPAPPFTTSTLQQAASSKLSFNASRTMQVAQRLYEGLDIGGETVGLITYMRTDGVQMATEAIDGARLVIASHFGERYRPDQPRHYSTKAKNAQEAHEAIRPTDFSRTPESVKQHLDSDQFRLYDLVWKRAIASQMAPAEIERTTVEITADNNGERAGLRATGSVIRFDGFIAAYTDQRDDTESADDGDDSRRLPAINAKEDLAREKIDATQHFTEPPPRYSEASLIKKMEELGIGRPSTYAATLATLRDREYVTIDNRKLMPEAKGRLVTAFLENFFDRYVEYDFTADLEEKLDRISAGELKWKDVLRDFWRDFLNHIEGTKELRISNVLDALNEELAPLVFPTREDGSNPRICPKCGSGNLSLKLSRYGAFVGCSNYPECAYTRQLSADGAADDAAASNDPQDLGKDPHTDEPITLRTGRFGPYVQRGEGKGAKRSGIPKGWKPEDVDHEKALALLSLPRDVGAHPETGKMISAGLGRYGPFLLHDGTYANLESIEDVFSIGLNRAVTVLAEKMAKGPGRRAKPAALKELGDHPDGGAITVRDGRYGPYVNWGKINATLPKGADPQSITVEKALELIAEKAAKGGKTKAKAKTTRKKTTKKATTTRKTKAKAKTVKAEE, from the coding sequence ATGAACGTAGTTGTCGTTGAGTCTCCTGCCAAAGCGAAGACGATAAACAAGTATCTCGGGTCGGACTACAAGGTCCTTGCATCCTTCGGGCACGTCCGTGATCTGCCGGCCAAGGACGGCTCGGTCAATCCGGATGAAGACTTCGACATGACCTGGCAGGTCGACACGGCATCCAACAAACGGCTGAAGGAAATTTCGGATGCCGTAAAGTCGTCCGACGGCCTGATCCTGGCCACTGACCCCGACCGCGAAGGCGAAGCAATTTCGTGGCACGTTCTGGAAGTTCTGCGCAACAAGCGCGGCGTGCTCGGCGACAAGCCGGTCAAGCGCGTCGTCTTCAACGCCATCACCAAACAGGCCGTTCTGGACGCAATGGCCAATCCGCGCGATATCGATGCATCGCTGGTGGATGCCTATCTCGCCCGCCGTGCGCTTGACTATCTCGTCGGCTTCAACCTGTCGCCCGTTCTGTGGCGCAAACTGCCGGGCGCACGGTCCGCCGGCCGCGTTCAGTCGGTTGCGCTGCGTCTGGTTTGCGATCGTGAAAGCGAGATCGAGCGCTTCATATCGGACGAGTACTGGCAGCTGGCCGCACACCTTAAAACCCCGAGAGGTGAAGGCTTCGAGGCACGCCTGGTTTCGGCAGACGGGCAACGTCTGCAGAAACTGTCCATCGGCAATGAGGAAGACGCCACGCGGCTCAAAAAACTGCTGGAAGGTGCCAGCTTCATCGCCGACAGCGTTGAGGCAAAACCGACCCGCCGCAATCCCGCGCCGCCCTTCACGACCTCGACCTTGCAACAGGCCGCTTCGTCCAAACTCAGCTTCAATGCCTCGCGCACCATGCAGGTCGCGCAGCGTCTCTATGAAGGACTGGATATCGGTGGCGAGACCGTCGGTCTGATCACCTATATGCGTACCGACGGCGTGCAGATGGCCACAGAAGCCATCGACGGCGCGCGCCTTGTCATCGCGTCGCATTTCGGCGAGCGCTACCGGCCGGACCAGCCGCGCCACTATTCGACCAAGGCCAAGAACGCCCAGGAGGCGCACGAGGCCATCCGGCCGACGGATTTCAGCCGCACGCCGGAATCGGTGAAGCAGCATCTCGATAGCGATCAGTTCCGGCTCTACGACCTTGTCTGGAAACGGGCGATCGCGAGCCAGATGGCGCCGGCGGAGATCGAACGCACGACCGTCGAGATCACTGCCGACAACAATGGCGAGCGCGCAGGTCTGCGTGCCACCGGGTCGGTGATCCGCTTCGATGGCTTCATTGCCGCCTATACGGATCAGCGTGACGATACAGAATCTGCTGACGACGGCGATGACAGCCGCCGCCTGCCCGCGATAAACGCAAAGGAAGACCTGGCCCGCGAAAAGATCGATGCGACCCAGCACTTCACCGAGCCGCCGCCGCGCTATTCCGAAGCATCGCTCATCAAGAAGATGGAAGAACTCGGCATCGGCCGTCCATCCACCTATGCGGCGACCCTTGCCACGTTGCGCGATCGTGAATATGTGACGATCGACAACCGGAAACTGATGCCTGAAGCAAAGGGACGCCTGGTTACAGCGTTTCTGGAAAACTTCTTCGACCGGTATGTCGAATATGATTTCACCGCCGACCTTGAAGAGAAACTGGACCGTATTTCCGCCGGCGAGTTGAAGTGGAAGGATGTCCTGCGCGATTTCTGGCGTGATTTCCTCAACCACATTGAAGGCACCAAGGAACTGCGGATCAGCAATGTGCTGGATGCGTTGAATGAAGAGCTCGCGCCGCTGGTCTTTCCGACCCGCGAAGACGGATCCAATCCGCGGATCTGCCCGAAATGCGGCTCCGGCAATCTGTCGCTGAAGCTCAGCCGCTATGGGGCGTTTGTCGGCTGTTCCAACTATCCCGAGTGCGCATACACACGTCAGCTCTCGGCCGATGGCGCCGCCGACGATGCGGCAGCGTCGAATGATCCGCAGGATCTTGGAAAAGACCCGCATACCGATGAACCGATTACCCTGCGCACGGGCCGCTTCGGCCCCTATGTCCAAAGAGGCGAAGGCAAGGGCGCCAAACGCTCAGGTATTCCGAAGGGATGGAAACCTGAGGATGTCGATCACGAGAAGGCACTGGCGCTCCTGTCCTTGCCGCGTGACGTCGGCGCCCATCCGGAAACCGGCAAAATGATATCGGCGGGGCTCGGCCGTTACGGACCTTTCCTTTTGCATGACGGGACATACGCCAATCTGGAGTCGATCGAAGACGTGTTCTCCATCGGCCTTAACCGCGCCGTCACGGTGCTGGCGGAGAAGATGGCCAAGGGTCCGGGCAGACGCGCCAAACCGGCTGCCTTGAAGGAACTTGGCGATCACCCCGACGGCGGCGCCATAACGGTTCGGGACGGACGATACGGGCCCTATGTCAACTGGGGCAAGATCAATGCAACTTTGCCCAAGGGCGCGGACCCACAGTCGATTACCGTTGAAAAGGCGCTTGAATTGATCGCGGAAAAGGCGGCAAAGGGCGGCAAGACCAAGGCCAAAGCGAAGACGACGCGCAAGAAAACCACCAAGAAAGCGACGACAACCCGCAAGACCAAGGCTAAGGCCAAGACTGTCAAAGCCGAGGAGTGA
- the dprA gene encoding DNA-processing protein DprA, with product MQHEGERGAALDDNERLAWLRLIRSENVGPVTFRKLIARFGSAQAALDAIPDLSRQGGQARTLRICSTDDAQRELDLAERLGCRLICMRDPEFPDALASAEGAPPVIALRGSVSSLQKPCVSIVGSRNASAIGAKITRVLADGIGKAGYSIASGLARGIDAAAHDASLQSGTIAVLAGGLDRPYPPQNIALLEDICASGTSAAISEMPFGWEPRARDFPRRNRIIAGLGLGLIVVEAAKKSGSLISARIAGELGRLVFAVPGSPLDPRAKGTNDLIKDGAILTTEPQDVITALRPLGGKGPPRVAQPALWEDEPDSHTAIELSASQRTNISDAMGPAPVSIDDLARHTDVPQAQIYLALLELDLAGRLARHPGGLVSLTPEPGH from the coding sequence ATGCAGCATGAGGGTGAGCGCGGTGCTGCGCTCGACGACAATGAGCGCCTTGCCTGGCTTCGATTGATCCGCAGCGAGAATGTCGGCCCGGTGACCTTCAGGAAGCTGATCGCCCGGTTCGGGTCCGCGCAGGCGGCGCTGGATGCAATACCCGATCTTTCCCGCCAGGGCGGACAGGCGCGCACCTTGCGCATTTGCTCGACAGACGATGCGCAGCGCGAATTGGACCTGGCCGAGCGGCTCGGTTGCCGGCTGATCTGCATGCGCGATCCGGAGTTTCCCGATGCGCTTGCATCTGCTGAAGGCGCTCCGCCGGTGATCGCTTTGCGGGGATCCGTTTCATCGCTGCAGAAGCCCTGCGTATCTATCGTCGGCTCACGCAACGCATCCGCCATCGGAGCCAAGATAACCCGTGTTCTGGCGGATGGAATCGGCAAGGCCGGATATTCCATCGCCTCCGGCCTTGCACGCGGCATCGATGCCGCCGCCCATGACGCATCCCTGCAATCGGGTACGATCGCCGTGCTCGCCGGTGGCCTGGACAGGCCCTACCCGCCGCAGAACATTGCGCTGCTGGAAGATATCTGTGCCAGCGGCACCAGTGCCGCAATAAGCGAAATGCCCTTCGGTTGGGAACCAAGGGCGAGAGACTTCCCCCGCCGCAATCGCATCATTGCCGGGCTGGGCCTCGGACTCATCGTGGTCGAAGCGGCCAAGAAATCCGGGTCTTTGATCTCTGCGCGCATCGCAGGAGAACTCGGCCGGCTCGTCTTCGCCGTGCCAGGTTCGCCGCTCGACCCGCGCGCGAAGGGAACCAACGACCTGATCAAGGACGGCGCGATCCTCACAACCGAACCGCAGGATGTCATAACAGCGCTACGGCCGCTTGGCGGCAAAGGTCCGCCGAGGGTGGCGCAACCGGCTCTTTGGGAAGATGAGCCTGACAGCCACACCGCAATAGAACTGAGCGCCAGCCAGCGTACAAATATCAGCGATGCGATGGGACCGGCGCCGGTTTCGATCGACGACCTTGCCCGCCATACCGACGTACCGCAAGCGCAGATTTATCTTGCCCTGCTTGAACTCGATCTTGCCGGCCGCCTTGCCCGGCACCCCGGCGGCTTGGTATCCCTGACACCGGAACCTGGCCATTAA
- the plsY gene encoding glycerol-3-phosphate 1-O-acyltransferase PlsY: MPDPINWHLSLPFFTSALLFGYLLGSIPFGLLLTRAAGLGDVREIGSGNIGATNVLRTGNKFLAVATLLFDALKGTAAVLIAGIWGPDMAVIAGFGAFIGHLFPVWLRFRGGKGVATYIGVLLGLLPLGVVIFAVVWLLTAAVTRYSSLAALICAIVVPVALFLLGYIQVAELFTVMSAIIIVKHRANISRLLSGEESRIGDNG; this comes from the coding sequence ATGCCGGATCCGATAAACTGGCACCTCAGCCTGCCCTTTTTTACTTCAGCGCTCCTGTTCGGGTATCTGCTGGGCTCTATCCCCTTCGGCCTTTTGCTGACACGCGCCGCCGGTCTGGGTGATGTGCGCGAGATCGGTTCCGGCAATATCGGAGCCACCAATGTCCTGCGCACCGGAAACAAGTTTCTCGCCGTTGCCACATTGCTGTTTGACGCACTCAAGGGCACGGCCGCAGTCCTGATCGCCGGCATCTGGGGGCCCGACATGGCCGTGATCGCCGGGTTCGGCGCTTTCATTGGGCATTTGTTTCCGGTCTGGCTGCGCTTTCGCGGTGGAAAGGGCGTGGCGACCTATATAGGAGTGCTGCTAGGCCTCCTGCCGTTGGGCGTTGTGATATTTGCGGTTGTCTGGCTGCTGACGGCTGCGGTTACACGCTACTCGTCATTGGCTGCTCTGATCTGTGCCATTGTCGTGCCCGTTGCGCTCTTCCTTCTGGGTTATATTCAGGTCGCTGAGTTGTTCACCGTGATGAGCGCGATCATCATTGTCAAACATCGCGCCAATATTTCACGCCTGCTGTCGGGAGAAGAAAGCCGGATCGGAGATAACGGCTAA
- a CDS encoding dihydroorotase, with protein MSAIALKNARIVDPSQDLDAQGDIVVADGLVAACGSASIPADAREIDCTGKLVIPGLVDARVFVGEPGAEHRETIASVSHAAAAGGVTSLIMMPDTTPPIDDVALVEFVLRTAREQACVNIFPSAALTKRLEGRELTEFGLLRDAGAVMLTNGRQPVGNALVLRRAMTYARDFGLVVACETQDEHLAAQGVMNEGLFASWLGLEGVPREAEVIPLERDLRLAALTGAHYHAAKISTSDSVDTIRAARARGATVTCGVSINHLSLNENDIGEYRTFFRLSPPLRGEDDRRAMVEAIASGDIDIIVSSHDPQDVDTKRHPFADAADGAVGLETMLAAALRLHHSGDVSLPRLIDAMSTRPAHIFGLDCGTLKPGSRADLAIVDPDEPWIVSKEELKSRSKNTPFEDARFQGRVTATMVAGSFVYEAD; from the coding sequence GTGAGCGCGATCGCCCTTAAGAACGCCCGTATCGTCGATCCCTCGCAGGACCTCGATGCACAAGGCGACATAGTCGTGGCGGATGGCCTTGTCGCGGCCTGCGGTTCCGCCAGCATCCCGGCCGACGCGCGCGAGATTGATTGCACCGGAAAACTGGTCATACCCGGCCTTGTCGATGCCCGCGTCTTTGTCGGAGAACCGGGCGCAGAACACCGCGAAACGATTGCCTCGGTCAGCCACGCCGCCGCCGCCGGCGGTGTTACGTCCCTGATCATGATGCCGGACACCACGCCGCCGATCGATGATGTGGCCCTGGTGGAATTCGTGTTGCGAACAGCGCGCGAACAGGCCTGTGTGAATATCTTCCCGTCGGCCGCGCTGACAAAGCGGCTTGAGGGGCGCGAACTGACCGAGTTCGGCCTATTGCGGGATGCCGGCGCCGTGATGCTGACAAATGGCCGCCAACCCGTCGGCAATGCGCTGGTTCTGCGCCGGGCCATGACCTATGCGCGTGATTTCGGCCTCGTGGTCGCCTGTGAAACGCAGGATGAGCATCTGGCGGCACAGGGCGTCATGAATGAAGGCTTGTTTGCCAGCTGGCTTGGCCTTGAGGGCGTGCCGCGCGAGGCAGAGGTCATCCCGCTCGAGCGGGACCTGCGCCTCGCCGCGCTCACCGGCGCCCACTACCACGCTGCCAAAATCTCAACATCAGATTCAGTCGATACCATCCGGGCCGCACGTGCCCGCGGCGCGACCGTGACATGCGGCGTGTCGATTAACCATTTGTCGCTGAATGAGAATGACATCGGCGAATACCGGACCTTTTTCCGGCTTTCGCCGCCGCTGCGCGGAGAGGACGACCGCCGCGCCATGGTCGAGGCAATTGCGAGCGGGGATATCGATATCATCGTGTCGTCGCACGACCCGCAGGACGTTGACACCAAACGCCATCCTTTCGCCGATGCGGCTGACGGAGCGGTCGGCCTTGAGACCATGCTTGCCGCTGCCCTACGCCTTCATCACAGCGGTGACGTTTCACTGCCCCGGCTTATCGACGCCATGTCGACCCGCCCTGCCCACATCTTCGGGCTTGATTGCGGAACACTCAAACCCGGTAGCCGGGCGGACCTTGCAATAGTCGATCCGGACGAGCCGTGGATCGTGTCAAAAGAAGAACTGAAATCACGCTCGAAGAACACACCGTTCGAAGATGCCCGTTTTCAGGGCCGCGTGACGGCGACCATGGTCGCCGGCAGCTTCGTCTATGAGGCAGACTAG
- a CDS encoding aspartate carbamoyltransferase catalytic subunit, which translates to MVFPHRHLLGINGLTELDIAFLLDKADQAVKLSRQREKKTSTLRGLTQINLFFEASTRTQASFELAGKRLGADVMNMSVGNSSVKKGETLIDTAMTLNAMHPDILIVRHASAGACALLAQKVGCSVVNAGDGAHEHPTQALLDALTIRREKGRIAGLTVAICGDVLHSRVARSNIILLSALGARIRVVAPSTLLPAGIERMGVEVFHDMTEGLRDADVVMMLRLQRERMSGSFVPSVREYFRYFGLDAQKLNAAKPDALVMHPGPMNRGVEIASEIADGPQSVIEEQVEMGVAVRMAVMETLLLSDNQEPAK; encoded by the coding sequence ATGGTTTTTCCCCATCGCCACCTGCTTGGCATCAACGGGCTGACAGAATTGGATATCGCGTTCCTTCTCGACAAGGCAGACCAGGCTGTCAAGCTCAGCCGGCAGCGCGAGAAGAAAACCTCGACCCTGCGGGGACTGACGCAGATCAACCTGTTTTTCGAGGCCTCCACCCGAACCCAGGCATCCTTCGAGCTTGCCGGCAAACGCCTTGGCGCGGATGTCATGAACATGTCTGTGGGCAATTCGTCGGTCAAAAAGGGCGAGACACTGATCGATACTGCAATGACACTGAATGCCATGCATCCGGACATCCTGATCGTCCGTCATGCCTCGGCCGGTGCTTGCGCGCTGCTTGCGCAAAAGGTGGGTTGTTCCGTCGTCAATGCCGGCGACGGAGCACACGAGCATCCCACGCAGGCCCTGCTGGATGCCTTGACGATCCGCCGGGAAAAGGGGCGCATCGCAGGCCTGACCGTTGCGATCTGCGGCGATGTGCTGCACAGCCGCGTTGCCCGTTCGAACATCATCCTTCTGAGTGCGCTCGGCGCCCGCATCCGCGTAGTCGCGCCGTCGACGCTTCTGCCGGCCGGCATTGAGCGGATGGGTGTTGAGGTGTTTCATGACATGACAGAGGGTTTGCGCGACGCCGATGTCGTCATGATGCTGCGCCTTCAACGCGAACGCATGAGCGGGTCGTTCGTCCCGTCCGTGCGCGAATATTTCCGCTATTTCGGCCTTGATGCGCAAAAACTGAACGCCGCGAAGCCCGACGCCCTGGTCATGCATCCCGGGCCGATGAACCGCGGGGTCGAGATTGCCTCCGAAATTGCCGACGGTCCGCAAAGCGTGATCGAGGAACAGGTCGAGATGGGTGTTGCCGTCCGAATGGCCGTTATGGAAACACTGTTATTGTCTGACAATCAGGAACCTGCCAAGTGA
- a CDS encoding acyl-CoA dehydrogenase family protein: MSKMTVNRMTHEVLNQPKPYVGINAYQADPMLCEAAGQMPKKVRDDMSAIGRFVMSPEAQDLARIANQSTPQLKTFDQSGNRIDQVEFHPAYHALMRRSCASGLHSSIWEGLPEEKGIAHQARGIRFFLTAGLECGHLCPVTMTHASLATIRMNASVYKIWAPKILSRSYDSSQKPVGAKGSATIGMGMTEKQGGTDVRANTSRADKAGEGVYRLTGHKWFMSAPMSDAFLMLAQMPEGLGCFLVPRFLEDGKTNGLQFQRLKDKLGNRSNASSEVEFANSYGYLLGEPGKGVRTILEMVTLTRLDCALASAGIMRASLAETVHHCRQRQVFGKALVDQPLMARVQADMALDVAAATALVLRLARAFDNSNHDEQEAAYARVMTPVVKYWICKMAPALIYEAMECLGGNGYVEERALARHYREAPVNAIWEGSGNVMALDLLRTLSKDGRQLEAVIAAIAGDLGPFSKRTVDVLTAAAALCQRDEGAARMFAEQLAYSAAAAELYRLGAGRIADAFAESRMAGAWRTTYGMLDMRFDAGQIVSLLYPEAR; this comes from the coding sequence ATGTCAAAAATGACCGTGAATCGCATGACGCATGAGGTTCTCAATCAGCCAAAGCCCTATGTGGGGATCAATGCATATCAGGCCGACCCGATGTTGTGCGAGGCCGCCGGTCAGATGCCCAAGAAGGTGCGTGATGACATGTCCGCCATCGGCCGCTTTGTCATGAGCCCCGAGGCGCAGGATCTTGCCCGAATCGCCAACCAGTCCACGCCACAGCTGAAGACCTTCGATCAGTCCGGCAACCGGATCGACCAGGTTGAGTTCCACCCGGCCTATCACGCCTTGATGCGGCGCTCATGCGCCAGCGGTCTTCATTCGTCCATTTGGGAAGGCCTGCCGGAAGAAAAGGGCATTGCCCATCAGGCTCGCGGTATTCGTTTTTTCCTGACGGCTGGTCTGGAATGCGGGCATCTTTGCCCTGTCACGATGACACACGCGTCTCTTGCCACCATCCGCATGAACGCGTCCGTTTACAAAATCTGGGCGCCCAAGATCCTTTCGAGAAGCTACGATTCGTCGCAAAAACCCGTCGGCGCCAAAGGCAGCGCGACAATCGGCATGGGCATGACCGAGAAGCAGGGCGGCACGGATGTGCGTGCCAATACAAGCCGGGCGGACAAAGCCGGGGAGGGGGTTTACCGGCTGACCGGGCACAAATGGTTCATGTCCGCACCGATGAGCGATGCATTCCTGATGCTGGCTCAGATGCCTGAAGGTCTGGGTTGCTTTCTGGTGCCGCGCTTTCTTGAGGACGGCAAGACGAACGGCCTTCAGTTCCAGCGGCTGAAAGACAAGCTTGGCAATCGTTCCAACGCCTCTAGCGAGGTGGAGTTTGCCAACTCCTATGGGTACCTGCTTGGCGAACCCGGAAAAGGGGTACGGACAATCCTAGAGATGGTGACGCTGACCCGGCTCGACTGCGCTCTCGCGTCCGCCGGAATCATGCGTGCTTCATTGGCGGAAACCGTTCACCACTGCAGACAGCGGCAGGTCTTCGGCAAGGCGCTGGTCGATCAACCGCTGATGGCGCGCGTTCAGGCCGACATGGCGCTTGACGTAGCGGCGGCCACAGCGCTGGTTCTGCGCCTTGCCCGGGCGTTTGACAATTCCAATCATGATGAACAGGAAGCGGCCTATGCCAGGGTCATGACGCCGGTGGTGAAATACTGGATATGCAAGATGGCGCCGGCCTTGATCTATGAAGCGATGGAATGCCTTGGCGGCAATGGTTATGTCGAGGAACGGGCGCTTGCGCGCCATTACCGCGAAGCGCCGGTGAATGCGATCTGGGAGGGATCGGGCAATGTCATGGCCCTCGATCTCCTGCGCACGCTGAGCAAGGATGGACGCCAGCTTGAGGCTGTTATCGCGGCTATCGCCGGTGACCTTGGGCCGTTTTCGAAGCGGACGGTCGATGTGCTGACGGCGGCGGCGGCACTCTGTCAGCGTGACGAGGGCGCTGCCCGCATGTTCGCAGAGCAACTTGCCTATTCTGCCGCGGCGGCGGAACTCTACCGGCTGGGGGCTGGACGCATAGCGGATGCATTTGCCGAGTCACGCATGGCCGGCGCCTGGCGCACAACCTACGGGATGCTGGATATGCGTTTTGATGCCGGCCAGATTGTCTCTCTCCTTTATCCCGAGGCGAGATAG
- a CDS encoding AEC family transporter → MLPIFESILPIFLIVILGVVLKRLPIVDRNVWHGLEEVGYFVLFPALLFLTLYRADFSGLEITEVSIAALSTITLMFALVLLLWPVLRHRGVSGAAYSTVFQTATRWNGFIALAVADKLYGDTGLALTALVMALLIIPLNFGNVAMLVWFVSPSRDLRVFARKLATNPLILSCAAGLLFNYFSIPVYEPLEQGIDLIASAALGMGLLMVGAGLRIRDTVKPKPIAILPVFLKLIAYPALMVLIGALAGAQGETLILLAICGSVPTAMNGYLLARQMGGDATLYATVATLQTAAAFLTIPLVLFAAGYLASG, encoded by the coding sequence ATGCTGCCTATCTTCGAGAGTATTCTTCCGATCTTTCTGATCGTCATACTTGGCGTCGTCCTCAAACGTTTGCCCATTGTCGACCGGAATGTGTGGCACGGACTGGAGGAAGTCGGCTATTTCGTCCTGTTTCCCGCCCTCCTCTTCCTGACACTCTATCGCGCCGATTTCAGCGGCCTCGAAATCACAGAAGTCAGCATAGCGGCCCTTTCAACAATTACTCTGATGTTCGCGCTGGTGTTACTGCTCTGGCCGGTCTTGCGGCACAGGGGTGTCTCCGGCGCCGCCTATTCAACCGTTTTCCAGACCGCGACCCGCTGGAACGGCTTTATTGCCCTTGCTGTCGCCGACAAGCTCTACGGCGATACGGGGTTGGCGCTGACCGCCCTTGTCATGGCCTTGCTGATCATCCCCTTGAATTTCGGCAACGTGGCTATGCTGGTCTGGTTTGTCAGCCCCAGCCGCGATCTGCGTGTTTTTGCCCGCAAACTGGCAACCAATCCGTTGATACTGTCCTGCGCGGCGGGATTGTTGTTCAATTATTTTTCCATTCCGGTCTATGAACCGCTGGAACAGGGAATCGATCTCATTGCCAGCGCGGCGCTTGGAATGGGACTGCTGATGGTTGGAGCCGGCCTGCGCATCCGCGACACTGTCAAACCCAAGCCGATCGCCATCTTGCCGGTGTTCCTCAAACTGATCGCCTATCCTGCGCTCATGGTCCTGATCGGCGCACTTGCCGGCGCCCAGGGAGAAACGCTTATACTTCTGGCGATCTGTGGCAGCGTGCCGACGGCCATGAACGGCTATCTGTTGGCAAGACAGATGGGCGGCGATGCAACACTTTATGCAACCGTCGCCACGTTGCAGACAGCCGCCGCCTTCCTGACCATACCGCTGGTCCTGTTTGCCGCCGGCTATCTCGCCTCGGGATAA
- a CDS encoding DUF6105 family protein, with the protein MKWFLILWFVPIALITSWYGLSYHDMHFGIFMLTRQVHDMVFQLYGNILGIAPETIPPLLFKAIAVDSLIVLGIAAFRWRKQIAEWIRKQRAPSATEPLMETAYVELPVERDESLSKAP; encoded by the coding sequence ATGAAATGGTTCCTGATATTGTGGTTTGTGCCAATCGCATTGATCACATCCTGGTATGGTCTGTCATATCACGACATGCACTTCGGCATTTTCATGCTGACCCGTCAGGTTCATGACATGGTGTTCCAGCTTTACGGGAATATCCTGGGCATAGCGCCCGAAACCATTCCGCCTCTGTTGTTCAAAGCCATTGCAGTCGACAGTCTCATTGTCCTCGGCATTGCCGCATTTCGCTGGCGCAAGCAGATTGCCGAGTGGATCAGGAAACAGCGGGCACCTTCGGCTACGGAACCGTTGATGGAAACTGCTTATGTCGAGCTGCCTGTCGAAAGAGATGAGAGCCTGTCCAAGGCTCCCTGA
- the ruvX gene encoding Holliday junction resolvase RuvX, which yields MSVMTLEELTQDLPQGMVLAGLDLGTKTIGIAVSDLGLSLATPRDVLRRTRFTKDAEKLLAILQTERVGGCVIGLPVNMDGSQGPRAQATRAFVRNLENKTDLGFAFWDERLSTVAAERALLEMDVSRKKRADRIDSAAAAFILQGALDRLSSLSTGSST from the coding sequence ATGAGCGTCATGACGCTGGAGGAACTGACGCAGGACCTGCCGCAGGGGATGGTTCTTGCCGGCCTCGACCTCGGCACCAAGACCATCGGTATAGCGGTAAGCGACCTCGGTTTGTCCCTGGCAACGCCGCGAGACGTACTGCGCAGAACCCGATTTACCAAAGACGCCGAAAAGCTGCTTGCTATCCTGCAGACCGAACGCGTCGGCGGCTGCGTCATCGGACTGCCCGTCAACATGGACGGCAGTCAGGGCCCCAGGGCTCAGGCGACCCGTGCGTTCGTTCGAAACCTTGAGAACAAGACCGATTTGGGATTTGCATTCTGGGACGAGCGGCTTTCAACCGTCGCGGCGGAACGGGCACTTCTGGAGATGGATGTTTCCCGGAAAAAGCGTGCCGACCGTATCGATTCGGCAGCCGCTGCCTTTATCCTTCAGGGAGCCTTGGACAGGCTCTCATCTCTTTCGACAGGCAGCTCGACATAA
- a CDS encoding metal-dependent hydrolase, producing the protein MKIQWLGHSAFRLETAKANILIDPFFTGNPSFEGQDRASAAKDVSHIVVTHGHGDHVGDTAEIAKETGATVISNYDLCMWLGHHAGVEKLDPTNTGGTVHHDGFSVTFVNALHSSAHITSDGVSHCLGNANGIVVHFDDEPTLLHMGDTDIFSDMALIEELHKPEIGIVPIGDRFTMGGAVAALACRRYFNFSSVIPCHFGTFPIIDQTADKFVAAMEGEAGKVRTQDVGDWLEL; encoded by the coding sequence ATGAAAATACAGTGGCTGGGACATTCCGCATTTCGTTTAGAGACAGCCAAGGCAAACATCCTGATCGATCCGTTCTTTACCGGCAATCCGAGTTTTGAAGGCCAGGATCGCGCCAGTGCAGCCAAGGATGTCAGCCACATCGTTGTTACACACGGGCATGGCGATCATGTCGGCGACACGGCGGAGATCGCGAAGGAAACCGGCGCGACCGTCATCTCGAATTACGATCTGTGCATGTGGCTCGGTCATCACGCCGGTGTGGAAAAGCTTGATCCGACGAATACGGGTGGAACCGTCCACCATGACGGTTTTTCCGTTACCTTCGTCAATGCGCTGCATTCGTCGGCCCATATCACCAGCGACGGCGTGTCTCACTGTCTCGGGAACGCCAATGGCATCGTTGTGCATTTTGACGACGAACCGACGCTTCTCCACATGGGCGACACAGATATCTTCTCCGATATGGCGCTGATCGAGGAGCTGCATAAGCCGGAGATCGGGATCGTGCCGATCGGCGACCGGTTCACCATGGGCGGAGCAGTGGCGGCGCTTGCGTGCCGGCGCTATTTCAACTTTTCCAGCGTCATTCCCTGTCACTTCGGCACGTTCCCGATCATCGACCAGACGGCTGACAAATTCGTAGCGGCAATGGAAGGCGAAGCCGGGAAAGTCCGCACACAGGATGTCGGTGACTGGCTGGAGTTGTAG